One segment of Pyricularia oryzae 70-15 chromosome 3, whole genome shotgun sequence DNA contains the following:
- a CDS encoding sulfite oxidase, translated as MSAPSCCLRATSLAKQTKETDQPDNSRGGHQKSQNVLLAGASGASLVVLGVAVSNHESEDEAQATGADRLRASPVDGRDPSRPRHRLSDIRDQHGPGSKNPWVTFEDKVYDITDWVGAHPGGDVILRAAGGAIEPYWDIFTIHKATHVREILDQYMIGYIAIEDLDQRTGRPAAETIEDPFSTDPARDQRLIKHTAKPCNAEPPPEELGKEFITPPELFYVRNHMWVPVVKEDQADDHALTIELPDGEERVYTLAELRSRFRLHRVTAALQCSGNRRSDMTSSTAATNGLQWGVGAISNANWEGVRLADVLLDAGLKPAQFASTAVAKDSQGDADSGEMHVQFSALEAYGASIPLSTALDPRADVLLAFGMNGKPLPRDHGYPLRTIVPGHVAARSVKWLNKIVVSDEESPSQWQRRDYKCFGPNEGAKPDWDRYPAIQEMPITSATTGVWVGDCVRAAAAAAKSGTEWMLRRTDEARAAPGVRDLPAWQREHLNSKDPKYALKMDSTEGDVPMALMGYAYSGGGKHIIRVDVSVDGGNTWAQAELLDDCGPEGKNCRGSKYWAWRRWRYFGSLPELAETRGDKGCTTVLVKATDLAYNTQPEQHTGIYNVRGNLATAWHRLLVCPSSVKRPDGKTTWCAGNAVYGSGFCKPEATANKT; from the coding sequence ACCAAGGAGACCGATCAACCAGACAACTCTCGTGGCGGACACCAGAAAAGCCAAAACGTCCTTTTGGCCGGAGCGTCGGGCGCAAGTCTGGTTGTACTTGGTGTCGCCGTATCCAACCACGAGTCCGAAGATGAGGCTCAAGCCACTGGCGCAGATCGACTACGCGCCTCGCCCGTAGATGGTCGCGACCCTTCTCGACCACGACACCGCCTCTCCGACATCCGGGATCAACATGGACCTGGGTCGAAGAACCCCTGGGTGACGTTTGAGGACAAGGTGTACGATATCACAGACTGGGTTGGCGCACATCCAGGCGGCGATGTGATACTACGGGCCGCAGGTGGCGCAATTGAGCCCTACTGGGACATATTTACAATACACAAAGCCACTCATGTGCGTGAGATTCTGGACCAGTACATGATAGGCTACATCGCCATCGAGGACCTGGACCAGAGGACCGGCCGGCCAGCGGCGGAGACCATAGAAGATCCGTTTTCAACAGACCCTGCCCGAGACCAGCGTTTGATCAAACACACAGCTAAGCCTTGCAATGCGGAGCCGCCGCCAGAGGAACTCGGAAAAGAGTTTATCACTCCACCCGAGCTTTTCTATGTGCGCAACCACATGTGGGTACCCGTGGTGAAGGAGGATCAAGCGGATGATCATGCCTTGACTATAGAGCTTCCAGATGGAGAAGAGCGTGTGTACACTCTGGCGGAGTTGCGGTCTCGATTCCGCCTCCACCGTGTTACCGCTGCCCTTCAGTGTAGTGGGAACAGGCGGAGCGACATGACTTCCtcaaccgccgccaccaatgGCTTGCAGTGGGGCGTGGGAGCCATCTCCAACGCCAACTGGGAGGGCGTAAGACTGGCTGATGTTCTTTTGGATGCGGGACTGAAGCCGGCACAGTTCGCGTCAACCGCGGTGGCGAAGGACAGCCAGGGTGACGCAGACAGCGGCGAAATGCACGTGCAATTTTCCGCCCTCGAGGCCTACGGCGCATCAATCCCACTTTCCACGGCCCTCGACCCACGAGCAGATGTCCTCCTTGCTTTCGGAATGAACGGGAAGCCACTGCCTCGTGATCATGGATACCCACTGAGAACCATTGTTCCTGGCCATGTAGCTGCCCGTTCCGTCAAGTGGCTCAACAAAATTGTTGTCAGCGACGAAGAATCTCCAAGCCAGTGGCAGCGTCGCGACTACAAATGCTTTGGCCCCAACGAAGGCGCAAAACCCGACTGGGATCGGTATCCTGCGATCCAAGAGATGCCCATCACTAGCGCTACCACAGGTGTTTGGGTTGGCGATTGTGTccgggcagcagcggcagcagcaaagtCGGGCACTGAGTGGATGTTGCGGCGGACAGATGAAGCACGTGCCGCGCCTGGAGTGCGGGATCTCCCTGCCTGGCAACGTGAGCACCTCAACTcgaaagaccccaaatatgCTCTCAAGATGGATAGTACCGAGGGTGACGTACCCATGGCATTGATGGGATATGCTTATTCTGGAGGCGGGAAACATATCATCCGAGTTGATGTCAGCGTCGATGGAGGCAACACATGGGCTCAAGCTGAGCTCCTTGACGACTGTGGACCTGAAGGCAAAAACTGCAGAGGCTCAAAATACTGGGCTTGGAGACGCTGGCGGTATTTTGGGAGTCTGCCCGAGCTCGCTGAAACACGGGGCGACAAAGGATGTACAACTGTTTTGGTCAAGGCCACCGACTTGGCCTACAACACTCAGCCGGAACAGCACACAGGTATATATAATGTCCGTGGAAATTTAGCTACGGCTTGGCACCGGCTTCTCGTATGTCCGTCATCCGTCAAAAGGCCCGACGGAAAGACAACCTGGTGCGCCGGAAACGCTGTCTATGGTTCTGGCTTCTGCAAGCCGGAGGCGACCGCCAACAAGACGTGA
- a CDS encoding 26S proteasome regulatory subunit rpn2: MPGLVTATGVLGFLADEEPELKVFALQTLNDDLDTVWTEVAGALSQIEALYEDESFPERQLAALVLAKVYYHLQAYNESMTFALAAGDLFKLDAPGEFEETIISKCIDQYIAVSSMHHSPAKPSKSDTSLPTLETTFAAGVTDPSALMSPTTPFSQSTLPSKSLLSRDSTDNTILDPTFQPATKKGRSGSIVQLPDQQTQKALQRVIERLFENCLKAGRYRQVVGIAVEAKNLDVLRGVIKRASDDEKRTKGKSQESIQSPGDELMEYALGICMDIVQERSLRTEILRLILSLLNDIPNPDYFAIARCVVYLNADEQASTMLRKLVDNGDVNSIASAYQIAFDLYDNGTQEFLGKVIKSLPSGEPPKKPEAEKPEGAEPTEDAPLLEDAEESTPDDAEEELPEEVAKVFRNIRTILDGSKTIKLNLEFLYRNNHTDLSILNKVRESLEGRNSIFHTAVTFCNAFMNAGTTHDKFFRDNLEWLGKAVNWSKFTATAALGVIHRGNLTQSRKLLEPYLPKSGGLSSGSTFSQGGALYAYGLIHANHGADALDYLRSMFTGHDDEVIRHGGALGLGIAGMATGDEEMFEELKNVLWQDSALNGEAVGLAMGLVMLGTGNANALKTMFQYAHDTTHEKIVRGCALGMALIMFGRQEGADVIIEALLADPDPTLRYGGILTIAMAYCGTGSNKAIRKLLHTAVSDVNDDVRRIAVMSLGFILFRKPGSVPRMVELLSESYNPHVRYGSAMALGISCAGTGLDEAIDLLEPMMKDPTDFVRQGALISLAMIMVQQNEAMNPKVASIRKTLKKVVGDRHEDAMTKFGASLALGIIDAGGRNCTIGLQTQTGNLNMPGIVGMAIFTQYWYWFPFTHFLSLSFSPTSIIGLDHDLEIPNFKFHCAARPSLFDYPPEQEVKTEEGPALIATAVLSTTAQAKRRAQKKASAQRRESMDIDSPAVSKPVVAEAGDKMDVDDDKKAKSDDSKDKKDGESAVEKEGSAAPETKKKAEREKVGYEIENISRVLPGQLKFISFPAGRYKPVKKPTGGPLLLQDTQPDEPKSLIEEKLKKVTVEKAPVAGAQAGSSARDGGRMGGLMTDQQALIRAAQQIASGVGAGGDDNWREALGRGGRAGESELFRQLLGGRSQSGAAGVSGGDQRTGAAAAAGVLTAVDEDGEDDEEASVPRDFEYFTDNEDEEL; this comes from the exons ATGCCTGGCCTCGTCACGGCAACGGGAGTTCTTGGCTTCCTCGCCGACGAGGAGCCCGAACTGAAGGTTTTCGCTCTTCAGACTCTCAATGATGACCTCGATACCGTCTGGACGGAGGTAGCTGGAGCTTTGAGTCAAAT TGAGGCTCTGTACGAGGATGAATCCTTCCCCGAACGGCAACTTGCAGCCTTGGTGCTGGCCAAGGTTTACTACCATCTTCAGGCTTACAATGAGAGTATGACTTTTGCCCTGGCGGCGGGCGACTTGTTCAAGCTCGATGCGCCTGGCGAGTTCGAGGAGACCATTATCTCCAAATGCATAGATCAATACATCGCCGTTTCATCTATGCACCACTCGCCTGCGAAGCCATCCAAGTCCGATACCTCCCTGCCGACTCTGGAGACGACTTTCGCTGCCGGTGTGACCGATCCATCCGCTCTCATGTCTCCGACGACCCCATTCTCTCAGTCTACGCTCCCATCCAAATCCCTCCTGTCCCGCGATTCGACAGACAACACCATCCTGGATCCGACGTTCCAGCCCGCCACCAAAAAGGGACGTTCAGGTTCGATTGTACAGCTGCCCGACCAGCAAACTCAGAAGGCGCTGCAACGGGTTATTGAGCGCCTGTTTGAGAACTGCTTGAAGGCCGGCCGCTACCGACAGGTCGTGGGCATCGCCGTGGAGGCCAAGAACCTAGATGTTCTGCGCGGGGTTATTAAGAGGGCAAGCGACGATGAGAAGCGAACCAAGGGCAAATCTCAAGAATCCATTCAGAGCCCAGGCGACGAGCTGATGGAGTACGCCCTGGGCATCTGCATGGATATCGTCCAGGAGCGCAGCTTGCGGACAGAGATTCTCAGGCTGATTTTAAGCCTGCTCAACGACATACCCAACCCTgactactttgctatcgccAGGTGTGTCGTGTATCTCAATGCCGATGAGCAAGCGTCGACAATGCTTCGCAAGCTTGTGGACAACGGCGACGTCAACTCGATAGCAAGCGCATATCAGATTGCGTTTGATCTTTACGACAATGGCACGCAAGAATTTCTGGGCAAGGTGATTAAGTCACTACCTTCGGGGGAGCCGCCGAAGAAGCCCGAGGCCGAAAAGCCAGAAGGAGCGGAGCCTACCGAGGATGCGCCGCTTTTGGAGGATGCCGAAGAATCGACTCCCGATGATGCCGAGGAAGAGTTACCTGAGGAAGTCGCCAAAGTCTTTAGGAACATCCGCACCATCTTGGATGGCAGCAAGACCATCAAGTTGAACCTGGAGTTCCTTTACCGAAACAACCACACAGATCTCAGCATCCTCAACAAGGTCCGAGAGAGCTTGGAGGGCCGCAACTCAATCTTCCACACCGCGGTGACTTTCTGCAATGCTTTCATGAACGCTGGCACTACCCACGACAAGTTCTTCAGGGACAACCTTGAATGGCTAGGCAAGGCTGTCAACTGGTCCAAGTTCACAGCCACGGCTGCGCTTGGAGTCATCCACCGCGGCAACCTTACACAGTCACGCAAGCTTCTTGAGCCCTACCTTCCGAAATCAGGAGGCCTAAGCAGCGGCTCAACCTTTAGCCAGGGAGGAGCTCTGTACGCTTACGGTCTCATTCACGCCAACCATGGTGCTGACGCTCTTGATTACTTGAGGTCTATGTTCACTggccacgacgacgaggttATTCGCCACGGCGGTGCTCTCGGCTTGGGAATTGCAGGCATGGCTACTGGCGACGAAGAAATGTTCGAGGAGCTCAAGAATGTGCTGTGGCAAGACTCTGCGCTCAATGGCGAGGCCGTCGGTCTGGCTATGGGTCTCGTTATGCTTGGTACTGGAAACGCCAACGCGCTGAAGACCATGTTCCAGTACGCCCACGACACAACGCACGAAAAGATTGTTCGTGGTTGCGCCTTGGGCATGGCCCTGATCATGTTTGGGCGCCAGGAGGGTGCCGACGTCATCATCGAGGCTCTCCTTGCTGACCCTGACCCAACTCTCAGGTATGGTGGTATCCTCACAATCGCCATGGCTTACTGCGGAACTGGAAGCAACAAGGCCATCCGAAAGCTCCTTCACACCGCGGTTAGCGACGTCAACGATGATGTCCGTCGTATCGCCGTGATGAGCTTGGGCTTTATCCTCTTCCGCAAGCCCGGTAGCGTTCCTCGTATGGTGGAGCTTCTCTCTGAGTCTTACAACCCCCACGTTCGGTATGGTTCTGCCATGGCTCTTGGTATCTCATGTGCCGGTACTGGTCTTGACGAGGCTATCGACCTCCTGGAGCCGATGATGAAGGACCCCACAGATTTCGTCCGTCAAGGTGCTCTGATTTCGCTCGCCATGATCATGGTCCAGCAGAACGAGGCGATGAACCCTAAGGTTGCCTCAATCCGCAAGACGTTGAAGAAGGTTGTCGGTGATCGTCATGAGGATGCCATGACCAAGTTTGGTGCCTCGCTTGCGCTGGGCATCATCGACGCCGGAGGCCGCAACTGCACCATCGGCCTGCAAACCCAGACCGGCAACCTTAACATGCCGGGCATTGTTGGCATGGCCATCTTCACCCAATACTGGTACTGGTTCCCATTCACTCACTTCCTGTCATTGAGTTTCAGCCCAACGTCTATCATTGGACTGGACCATGACCTCGAGATCCCCAACTTCAAATTCCACTGCGCCGCGCGCCCCAGTCTGTTCGATTACCCACCAGAGCAGGAGGTCAAGACTGAGGAGGGCCCTGCTCTTATTGCCACGGCTGTTCTTTCCACCACTGCCCAGGCCAAACGCCGTGCCCAGAAGAAGGCAAGCGCGCAACGACGCGAAAGCATGGACATCGATTCGCCTGCCGTTTCCAAGCCGGTCGTTGCCGAAGCAGGAGACAAAATGGATGTCGATGACGACAAGAAGGCCAAGTCAGATGACTCTAAGGATAAGAAGGATGGAGAGTCTGCCGTTGAGAAAGAGGGCTCCGCGGCGCCTGagaccaagaagaaggcagAGAGGGAAAAGGTCGGTTACGAAATTGAGAACATCTCTCGAGTGTTGCCTGGCCAGCTGAAGTTCATCAGCTTCCCTGCCGGTCGTTACAAGCCTGTCAAGAAGCCCACCGGTGGTCCCCTTCTTCTGCAAGATACACAGCCCGACGAGCCCAAGTCTTTGATCGAGGAGAAGCTCAAGAAGGTTACTGTGGAGAAGGCGCCCGTTGCTGGCGCCCAGGCTGGCTCATCGGCTCGCGATGGTGGACGCATGGGTGGTCTCATGACTGACCAGCAAGCGCTTATCCGTGCTGCCCAACAAATTGCCTCGGGCGTCGGTGCTGGCGGCGATGACAACTGGCGAGAGGCGCTCGGCCGTGGAGGTCGCGCTGGCGAGAGCGAGCTTTTCCGACAGCTCCTGGGAGGTCGTTCCCAGTCTGGTGCCGCTGGCGTGTCTGGCGGAGACCAGCGCAcaggcgccgccgctgccgccggcgtTTTGACTGCGGTGGATGAGGATGgcgaggatgacgaggaggCCTCTGTTCCTCGTGACTTCGAGTACTTCACCGATAACGAAGATGAGGAGTTGTGA